The Candidatus Abawacabacteria bacterium genomic sequence CAAAACCAAGGCTATTGTGCTCATGACTATCCTTACTCTGCAATTGGTATTTGTGCTCACTTTGCTAATGAATCTCTATGTTAGCTAAAAAAGGACTGTTCATTTTTCTTTTTGCTGGTTACGGGCTTGGCTTTCTCTGGTTGTTGGCAAAAAAGAAGCTATTACTTTTCTTACACCCAGATTTCGTTCCTTTAGCTGTGGCCGCTGCAGTAATCATGTTGTTGGTTGCTTTCAGTATTTTTAGCTTAGCTCATTATCATGCTGTGAAGCTGAAGCGATGGCGAATACTCCTTTTGTGCTTGCCCCTTTTACTGATTTGCTTCACTGATCTCAAACCTCTATCCAGTATTGCTGCGGCAGAACGTGGGATAAACACGGGGGCCTTAACTGTGGGGCGGCGCTTTACTACTGGTGGTTTTGCTACCAAACCGGAGAAGCGTTCATTATATCAATGGGTAATTGCTCTGAATGCCGACCCTGAACCTAGTCATTATGAAGGTCAGGCGGTGAATGTGAAAGGTTTTATTATGCATCAAGAGGGACAGACTTTGGTCGCGCGTTTCATTTTGACTTGTTGTGCGGCTGATGCTCGTGTCTTGAGCTTGCCTATCAAGAGCACTCAGGAAAGCGTGGCTACCCTCAAGGATGATCAATGGGTACATGTGATGGGTAAAATGGCAGTTGAAGAGAAAGATGGTAAGCGCTCTTTAATTGTTATTCCCACTAAGGTTGATCTAATTGCTATACCTGAAGACCCTTATGAAATTTAGATCATTTTTCGACAAAGTTGCTTGGAGTATTGTTCTGATATTGAGCCTTTTCATTATCGGTATGGTGGCTGGTGGTGATTTCACCGAGCCACGTATCCAATATTTTAATGGTCAAAAACAAGCTATTGCCGCTCAAACAGGGCAATTTTTATTTCGCTTCAATCGACTCATGGATGAAAAAAGCGTTGAGAGCTCATTTCGTATTTTCCCTGCAATAAAAGGTAAGTTCAGCTGGTCTGGAAGAACTTTTGCTTTCACAGCAGATGCACCTTTGCATTATGATGAGCATTTCACGATTACCTTTATTGGCGCTCATGACCGTGCTGGTAAGGTAATGCCAGCTATCACTCTCCAAGCAAAAACGAAGGAGCAATCATTACTTTTCTTAGATGAACAGGGAAGGGTTCAGCAATTAGTTTTGGCGGCTAATACAGTAAAGTCGCTTACGCCGGAGCATTTGTTTGTCCAACAGTTTTCTGTTTCCCCTCTAGGAACACATCTGGCTCTATTGGCCACCACTAGCAAAGATAATAGTACAGATCGTAGTGAGTTCCGTTTGTATATCTATGATCTCAATGCGGGCAACCTACAATTAGTTAATAATGAGCAGGGAAAAGTGTTAGATGAATTACAGTGGCTACCAGATGGCAGTGGCATCGGATATACATTTATTAATATGAGCAACAATACCGAGGGGATTGCTTGGTATGAAATGGCCAGTGAAAAAGTCCAGGAGATTGCCACAGGAAAGGCCCGTGCTTATAGTTTTTATTTCACGCCCGATGGCAATAAAATAGTATACATCAATAGTGACGGAGCTTTGATTTTGGGTGATATGCCTGAAGGTAATGGTGCTTTAATTGCTACGACGTTTACTGATATTGTTGGTTTCAATGAGACAGGAGATTATTTCGCTTACATCGCTCCCCAAAGCGTCAATGCTTTTGATCTTACCAATCAACCAATCTTAGTAAATGCCGAAGGGAATGAAAAAGAGATTCCACTGCCCGAGAGCACGAACTTTGATATGATGTTTGTCCCTCAAACAAAAAAGATTGTTTGGACCCAAGAAATCAGTTTAGGAAAAGAACGGAGAGACAAGATTGTCGCTTTTGATTATGAAAAAAATACCTTCCAAGTTGTCATTGATCGAGAAGATTGTGCTGCTTTCCATCCCACTCCCAATCCTGATGGCTCTTTATTAGCCTGGCAATGTGTAGAAAATGACAATAAGGGCTATGTGCTCACAGGCTGGAATGATTATCAAGGGAAAATTGTGACTGGTAAATTATGGCTAAAAGATTTTATTAGTGGGGAAGAGAAAGATCTTCATATTCAGGGTGCTGGTATGCAGTTTTTGCCTTAGTAATAAAAAGGTACTTGTGGCTAAATAATCCATAGAGTAGCGTGCTTACTTATGAATTAATATGACAAGACAGCCGAATAAGATAAATATTCTAACATGTGTTGATGATGTGTCGTCAGCTTGTCCAGCTGCTACTGCTGGTATCGATGGTGTCTGCATGGGTGTAGAGAAGTTTGTTGCTGAGGCCAATAGGCAATCTTTAGCAGAGCTACTTGCAAGATCTCAAGTGTTAGTCCACATTCCTGGACAAGAAATACGCACTGGGGACTTGGGGAATAGACGTTCATTAAATTTAATCAAGGGGCAGTTAATCAGTTTTGTTTGTCAGCCTAAATTAGATCATGGTAGTCGATTTATTCCTGTCAATCTCGCCACCATTCCCTTAAGTCTCGAGGTCGGTGATATCTTTACTATGGGCGATGGCCGTATTGCCTTTCAGGTAGAATCGCTGGCGGAAGATCGTTCAAGATTGGTTGCCAAAGCATTATGTGCTGGCTGTATATTGGCAAAGCAATCTATTCATTGGGCAAAAGATAATTTGGTTGCTCATGGTCAAATAGCAGATAATCAAGTGGTTTCTGTTCGTCGCTTAACAGTGCATGAGCGTCGTCCCCATCAGATAGTTTTAGGTGATGTGAGAGATGCGGATATTGTCACCAGAGCGCAGGTGCAATTATCTGATACTGGTGTGAAAGTATTAGCAGAGATTGCTAGCGGTACAGGAATCGAAAACTTAGCTGCCATTGCTCAAAAGTCTGATGGCATTGTCATAAACAGACGCCAATTAGTAATAGATATGGGGGATCGTTATGGTGCCCACACATTTGATGATATTGTGGGAAGAACAGCCAGTAAGCCAATTATTGTCCGTGGCGCTTTCGCCTCTTCTATGCTTTCTGAGTGGGATCTTTCCGCTGCCGATAGAGAAGACATTGCTGTCCAAGTACGATCAGGAGTTTCAGCAATTATGTTGGGCGGAGTTTTTCATAAAGTGCCTGATCGTGCTAGATTGGTAGAAAAATTAAGAGGGTGTATTACTAAAGCTTTACTAACAAATGCATGAAGCGAGATGTCAAAAAAGAAATTTTAGCAACACTGTTGAAAGCTGATCGCTTAAAGTATGGGGATATTCATCCGGAAGGAATTGGCAATGATCTTTTTAACTATCATCTACAGCATCTGGTTAAAATGGGTTTGGTAAGTAAAGATGACAAAATTTATAGTCTGAGTAATTTGGGTAAGTATCATGTTGCCGAGCAAAACCCTTTGAGTCCCAGCGGTCGTACTGCAGATCGCTTCAAAATGAATGTACTCACAGTAGTGCTGCGAGGCCAAGGAAAAAACTTGGAAGTACTAATGCAAACTCGCAAACGCCACCCTTTTTATGATTCAAAGAGCGTGATGGGTGGTACTATCCGCAAAGGGGAGCTGGTGGCTGAAGCTGCTCAGCGCAAATTGAAAACAGAAACTGGTCTAACTGCCAATCTCAAGCTGTGTGGTCTGATTCGCCAAGTGAATCTAGATAAACAGAATGTTCTGGTTGTGGAAGATGTGCTGTTTCATATTTGTTGCACAGATTTATTTGAAGGTGAATTACTAGCGAAGACTGACTACGGAGAAAATTTTTGGTGCCCTATTGAACAGGCGATTCAAGAACACAAAAAACATCATGGGTCATTACAATTATTAGTAAAGTTTTTCACAGCGCTCAAAAAACAAAACTTTCGTGATCTACCGTTATTTTATTGGGAAAAGAAAAGCCTCTTAAATTCAGCATTCTGAATGCTGAATTTAAAATTGAGGGAGGAGGTTATCCCGCTTTTAGTCTGGTTAAGAAAAATATACATCATAGTTTATGAAATAACTTTCGTCTTACTGTCCATTCCGAATTCTGAATTCCGCATTCAGAATTGTTATCCCTACCTAGTACTCGCTCGGTAGATTCTCAGACAAAATAGTATATTTTATTTTCTCACCTAAACTTTATGACATTAGCCAATTTGAATGCTGATCGGGAAGTAGAAGAAAGATTTGCTTTTTCTGAGCAGCAGCGTGGCGTCCTGCGGCGATGCGTTGGGGCGAAGCTAAAAGCAAAGAAGTATTTTGTAAACTTTGGTATCGAGCATAGAGAGCCATTGACTGAGAGGGGACTGCGAATAAAGGGAAATTGGCTACGTGCTCGGGTGGCAAATCCTGATCAGGCAATGATCAAGCAAATGGTAGAAATAACCCAGGAAAAGAGACTGGCTTTATTGATTGCATTAGGGTTGAGACCCAAGTTTACGCTAAAGTTACCAAAACCAACTTTAGGTTTTGCCCAAGAATTTGAAGATGTGGCAGGAATAGCAGCACAATTAGGAAGTGATGCTAGAAACGAAGCTGAGCTACTAGAGCGATTACAACGTGATGGTTATACCATTGATGCTGGTTTTTCTACACGTAGAGAAGAATATGGGACTGATGATGGCATGATACTGACTGCAGATGATAGTACCTGTATTCATACTGGTATAAGTGGTTATTTCCCAGTGATTCGCCAAGTGACTGAAGTAGAAATCATGGCTATCGCCGGAGCGGAAGCTGAGGCCAGAGCAAAAATTCGTGATGTGGTGACTGGCGCACTAGGTGATGTGGCACTAACGGCAGCCATTCCTAGTACCATAATTGCCTGTGTCTCCGCTCACACTGATCCCAGGTATGTCGCTAGACTGATTGAGGCTGAGCGTATTGTCCCAGCGCAGTTAAGTGCTTTGGTTACCAATACCGAGTTGCCCCTCGATCATCTTCACAGAATACTATCACAAGTGTCGGTTGAAATGCGTGAAGCTTTATCATCTCTATTCTTTCCTCTAATGCGTAATCTATAGTTCATAACTTCTTTCCTTTCTTCCTTTTCCCATTCGTAATTAGTAATTCGTAATTTGTAATTCTTATGTTTATCGTTGCCACCATTTCCAAAAATTCTTATTCCCCAGAAAAAATTGCAGAAATTATTCAAGCAGGCGCCACTGTTTTACGGTTCAATTTTAGTCACGGTACACCTGAAGAAATGCATGCCAAAGTGCAAATAGCTCAAGCCGTGATTAGTGAATTGGGTAAAGAAGGCGAAGTGAAAATACTAGCAGATTTACCTGGTAGCAAGATTCGCTTGGGAAGTTTCGCGGGAGGAGAAATCAAAATACAGGCAGGCCAGAAAATGCGTTTTCAAGAGGGGAAGCATTCAGATAATCCCCATGAATATTTAGCAGTTAACTGGGAAGATATTGGAAAACTAGTAACTGTTGGCCAAATAGTAACTTTGGGAGACGGTGAGACCGGCTTTGAAGTGACCGAATTGCTCGATGAAAAAAGCTTTCAAGCGGTAGCGATTAGTACTGCTAGTTTTTCCGAGTTCAAAGGAATCAATTTGGGTAGCGTTATGGATTCAGTCGATCATTTCACTCCTCAAATGCTTGCCCATTTGGCACAGTTGGCTGTCCTCAAACCTGAATGGGTCGCTTTTTCTTTTGTAAATAGTGCGGAGTATATGAAGCGAGCGCAGGCATTATTGCAGCCTCATCTCACTATTGATTGGCAACCAAAAGTTGTGGCAAAAGTAGAGACCTTGCAAGGCGTGCAAAACATTGCTGATATTGTAGCAGCAGTGGACATTGTACTCGTTGCTCGAGGGGATTTGGGCCTCACTTGCCCAATTGAACAATTAGGCATTTTTCAAAAACAAATTGTGAAAGCTACTAAAGCTGGCCATAAACAGGTAATTGTCTCTACCCAAATTTTAGATAGTATTGTGAACTTTTTCATTCCTTCTCGCGCTGAAGTTCTGGATCTAACTAATATTGTTCTAGATGGGGCTGATGGCATTATGCTAGCCAAAGAAACTGGTATCAGTTTGACTCCCGGTCGGTCAGTAACTATGGCAAAAAAGATCATTGCTGCAGTTGAACAGTGGGCTTAAGTTTTCCAGTTTGTTCCTGTCTTTGTCTTCGTCTCGGTCTTGGTCTTTTATGATCTCCTCTTTCGTTCCTTTATTCTATTTTGCTCCTTGACGAGATCTTTGAATATAGTAGTGTTGCTACTTGTCTATTTTCATGGCCCGAATTGATGTGCTAGATGCAAGGTTAGTACCGGAAAGTGTTGATGAAAAAGTTCAAGCGCAGGCTATGGTTGGCTGGGAAAGAGTTGAAAGTAACGATTCCTGTACTTTTGTATTTAGTGCCCCAGTAAATGAAAGCCTGCGCAGTGGAGTTGTGCCAGTAGGATTTTCTTTGTGTGTTAAAGGTTTAGCTAGAGATGCTGTTTTGCGTGTCATGCGTAATCCTCAATTATTGCTGCGCCAATTAGAAGAAATAGCTCCCGAACTGCTTCAGCCAATGTTATGGGTTAATGACATGAATGCTGATCAGTATTACCGGGAAACAGTTTTAGATGAGTTGGCTCGGGTATTAGTAGGTGATAGGCATGGTATCGAGACTGTTCGTGAAATTGTTGAATTACTTTTGTCATCAGCCTATAGCTTATATAGTGCGGTAGTTTCTCATCGTGATAGTTTTCGCCAGCTGGCATTAGATCCCCATGCTCCTGGTGAAGTAACATGGTTGGAACATGATTGTATTCACCCTGCTCAGGATATTACTGGTAAACCCTACCGGGTTCTAGAGATGAAAACAGTGCTTGCTTTTCCCAATACACTTCCTGATATTGTCAGTGAACGTTTAGTGCGAGATGTAATGAGTAGAAATGAACGTTGGCGTATCGCGCGAATTTGCGCTGCTAATTGTCATTCTATGCCTGACCCAGATACCACCTGCCTAATTCGTGACGGAGCTGCTGCCAGATTAGCTTCTTTAGTAAGGGTTGGCGCAATTGATGTGTCAGAAATTGCATCTGTCAGAGACGCGGGTTTTCTTCCCGATCGGAAACTAATACGACTTAAATCGCAGGGAATTGATATTAGTGGAGTAAAATAATAAGTAGTGCTTATGTCTATGATTGAAGTTGAGCAACGCTATTTAGTAAAGGGTAACTCAGTTCATGAGATGGGCCGCTTGATGAAAAAAGGATGGCACCCACCAGAACACACTTGTTTTGTTAGTTTTCTTCTTGATCAGCTATCTGGTGCGCGCGAGCATTTGCCGATACAAGCCAAAGGTTGGAATTTGCGAATGCGTCTGTCAGGTGTCGGTAGAGACTTTGCCTGTTTAGTAATGGAAAGTAGGCATCACTTAGCTACTCTGCTGGCATCTTTAAAGGGAGATGAGGCGGTATCTTGTATGTTAAAAAAGCCCAGTGGTAATAGTGCGGGCAAAGAAGAAATTGATGAACCAGCAAGCATTGCCCGAGAGCTGCAGGTGAAAAAGCTGTCGGGTGATACAGTGCGCGATCTCCTCGAGGCACTTATCTCAACTGGGTATGATATTCACAATCTCATTGCGACCGAACGGACAAACTTTAGAAAAGTTTTGGTCGCTACTGGTGAAATGACAGTTGCTTGGAATACTGACTATTGTGGGCATCAATTAGAAAGACCAGACAGTCCGAGATCTATTATCGAAGTAGAAACATGTTTGGAAATTAATCCTCTTAGTACGGCGGCGCGAAGAAATGATTTGCTACGAGCTGCTGAAGAACAAAATAATGCCTGGGTAAGAGAAAATATTGCTGATTGGCCTAGAGTGCCCGGTACAGCTGCCTTGTGTGTAATTAACCATATGCCAATAGATGATGTCCGTGCAATCTTAAAAAAACGTGGTATAAAAGCTGCTCAAGTCCGCCAAGCTTTAGTAGTAGGTGAAATTGATCATGAACGTTTGGCTTTGCTACAAAGAGCAGAAATTATTTCTGTTGAACAATACCAAGCAATTCAAACAATGCGGCTTGAGCATTGACTTGAATAAAAGATCGTCTACTATAGTGTCTTCTTATATTATTCCATGAAAGTTGCCAAGATTGAGGTAGAAGATCGCTATCGGCTCACAATAGGTCAACGTAAAAAAGCGGCTGACATATTGAGACAAAGATTCGGTGATCCTCGTGAAATGCGTTATGTAAACGTTTTAGTTGATACACCAAATTTGCAATTACGTTCACATGGGGTGGTATTGCGAGTGCGTGGTTATCAACCTGACATGAAAAAAGTGATGATGTTTATGGATGAGGCACGTGCCACTACTCGTTTATCGTTGTTGCGCTATCTGTTGGCCACTTCACCAACAGAAGCTACTCTTAAGTTACCTGTGATTGATGGAGGACAAAAAAGAACCAAACGAGAGATTGAAGATCCGGCAGAGATTGCTAGACAATTAAATTTGTCCTTGAATGGCGAAAGTGATCGTTTTGCTGCACTGGTCACAGCATTGGAAAGAGCTAATTATGAAATTGTCGGTGGTATCCATACAGATAGAAAAGAATTTACCCGTAAAAGTCGCACTGGTCCGACAACTCTAACTATTGACGATAGTACCTGCATGCATGATCCTGATAGGGTCAGGAGTATTTTAGAGGCAGAACGAATTGAGCAAGTAAATCAGGAGATTAGTCAAGGTGCACTCAGAGCATTGGTTCGCAGGGTGGAGGGGAATAATCGCCGTTGGATAGGAATGCGTCTTAATGAGTTAGGAGCGATGCCTCTGGTTCCTGGCAGTGCTACTTTATGTTTATGGCGACATCTACCAACTGATCGTTTGCAAGCTCTTGTTCGCCATGGGGAGTTGACTCATAAACAGTTAAAAGCATTATGTGCAACTGGCGATTTGAGACGTCAAGATGTGGCTCGTTTGGTAGAGACACATGTTATCACCCAAGCGCAGGGGTTTGAACTAAGAAAAGAGTTTTCGCGAAGGCAATCCTAAAGAAGGTTTATCTGAAAAATGGGTAGATACCGAGAGCCGACTCGGTATGCATACTACTAACTGTCACTTATGCTAGTGATAGCTATTTTTACCATGTCTTCTTTTAGTCAATTACTACAGTTGCTGCAACTCACCCGATCCCAAACTCAGTATGGTTATTTGCTCAGCGGTGTGCCCAAAGAAAAGTTGAGTGATCTTGCTCAACATCACTATTTAGTTACTTTTATCGGCTGGCAAATGGCTCTTCATTGTCAGTTTGCTGGTGCCAATATAAATACTATGCAAGTGTTGGAAATATGTTTGGTTCACGATTTGGGTGAATTATTCGGCGGTGATATTAATTGGTTCTATGCCAAGCACAATCCTGCTGCCCGCAAAGCTGCTAAGGTTTTTGAAGAGGAGAATAATCAATTCCTACTTCAATACTTTGGTGAGCAACGGACACATATCCAAGCGGTAATAGATGCCGCACATCTCTGCCAAACTGATGAGGCGAGATTGGCAAAGCTTGCTGACTATCTGGAATGCTTACAGTACAAAAACTTTGTTAACGCCCTTTCTGCTACGGATCTTGATATGGCAGTACCAGCACTATATCGCCTGATTCAATTAATGAGCTGTCCCAAAATCCAAAAGTCTCTAACTAATCTGATTAATGATTGGCTAAAAACGCTTGATCAAATGCCCAACTTTTTGTTCTTTTTAGCTAAATCTTAATACTACGCTTTTAAAGCAGCAGCTAAGGCGTGAACATTTTTGAGCATGACATCTTGATATGCAGTCGGAGAGTAGATACCGGTTTCCATTGGGTCAAATTCTATTATCTGTAAATTTAAATCCTGGGCTAAAGTTTGGACAATACGGGGAGAAAACTGGGGCTCGGTACAAATTACTTTTATGTGATTATTTTTAATATAATCAATCAGCTGTTTGAGATAATATGGTGTCGGCTCTTCACCGGGATATTCTTCGATAGAGGCAGTGACTGTGAAACCATAATCACGAGCGAAGTATTGTGTAGTAGAATGGAAGGAAACAAATTGTTTATTTGTTAAGTTTGCTGTTTCTGTTCTGATACTGTGATCAAGTGCTTCGATCTGTCTGGTGTATTGATCAAGTAATATGGCCAATTCCGCTTTGTGTTCAGGTGCCAATTGTTGAAATTGGGCACTAATACGTGGCAAAATTTGCAAAACATTGCGTGGCGACACCCAGACATGAGGATCATGTGGTCCATGTTCGTCCTCTTCTTCTTCGTGGGCACCAATCAGCACCTGTTCCTCGATAGGAGGCAAGATGGTCAATTCTTGGCTAGCGGTAAAAACTTTAGCCCTACTTCCCGAAGTGGTAATTGCTTTCTCTACCCAGTCATCTACGCCCAAACCATTTTTAATTACTAAGTTGGCTTGTCGCAACAAATTGATTTCACTGGGCTTCAACTGATAATCATGAGGACCAACTTGACTCGAAATAAGTGAATTAACGCTGAGATAATCACCGGCTAAGTTTTTAGCAAAGACATAATAGGGGAAGAATGTTGCTACTACCTCTTTTTTGTTTGTTTCTACTGTCATGGGTTGTGCATTGCCACAACTGCTTAATGCTAAACTACAGATGATCAAACTTGCGAAGAACGTGTGAGTTT encodes the following:
- a CDS encoding TIGR03943 family protein; this translates as MLAKKGLFIFLFAGYGLGFLWLLAKKKLLLFLHPDFVPLAVAAAVIMLLVAFSIFSLAHYHAVKLKRWRILLLCLPLLLICFTDLKPLSSIAAAERGINTGALTVGRRFTTGGFATKPEKRSLYQWVIALNADPEPSHYEGQAVNVKGFIMHQEGQTLVARFILTCCAADARVLSLPIKSTQESVATLKDDQWVHVMGKMAVEEKDGKRSLIVIPTKVDLIAIPEDPYEI
- a CDS encoding NUDIX domain-containing protein, with the translated sequence MKRDVKKEILATLLKADRLKYGDIHPEGIGNDLFNYHLQHLVKMGLVSKDDKIYSLSNLGKYHVAEQNPLSPSGRTADRFKMNVLTVVLRGQGKNLEVLMQTRKRHPFYDSKSVMGGTIRKGELVAEAAQRKLKTETGLTANLKLCGLIRQVNLDKQNVLVVEDVLFHICCTDLFEGELLAKTDYGENFWCPIEQAIQEHKKHHGSLQLLVKFFTALKKQNFRDLPLFYWEKKSLLNSAF
- a CDS encoding CYTH domain-containing protein, which produces MKVAKIEVEDRYRLTIGQRKKAADILRQRFGDPREMRYVNVLVDTPNLQLRSHGVVLRVRGYQPDMKKVMMFMDEARATTRLSLLRYLLATSPTEATLKLPVIDGGQKRTKREIEDPAEIARQLNLSLNGESDRFAALVTALERANYEIVGGIHTDRKEFTRKSRTGPTTLTIDDSTCMHDPDRVRSILEAERIEQVNQEISQGALRALVRRVEGNNRRWIGMRLNELGAMPLVPGSATLCLWRHLPTDRLQALVRHGELTHKQLKALCATGDLRRQDVARLVETHVITQAQGFELRKEFSRRQS
- a CDS encoding HD domain-containing protein, with the protein product MSSFSQLLQLLQLTRSQTQYGYLLSGVPKEKLSDLAQHHYLVTFIGWQMALHCQFAGANINTMQVLEICLVHDLGELFGGDINWFYAKHNPAARKAAKVFEEENNQFLLQYFGEQRTHIQAVIDAAHLCQTDEARLAKLADYLECLQYKNFVNALSATDLDMAVPALYRLIQLMSCPKIQKSLTNLINDWLKTLDQMPNFLFFLAKS
- a CDS encoding zinc ABC transporter substrate-binding protein: MKTHTFFASLIICSLALSSCGNAQPMTVETNKKEVVATFFPYYVFAKNLAGDYLSVNSLISSQVGPHDYQLKPSEINLLRQANLVIKNGLGVDDWVEKAITTSGSRAKVFTASQELTILPPIEEQVLIGAHEEEEDEHGPHDPHVWVSPRNVLQILPRISAQFQQLAPEHKAELAILLDQYTRQIEALDHSIRTETANLTNKQFVSFHSTTQYFARDYGFTVTASIEEYPGEEPTPYYLKQLIDYIKNNHIKVICTEPQFSPRIVQTLAQDLNLQIIEFDPMETGIYSPTAYQDVMLKNVHALAAALKA